A portion of the Brachionichthys hirsutus isolate HB-005 chromosome 6, CSIRO-AGI_Bhir_v1, whole genome shotgun sequence genome contains these proteins:
- the LOC137894716 gene encoding endothelin receptor type B-like, with translation MRLIAFLCILMAVEVGASRFIRDSHVGSQLSDPSVSNASVPHSPSRPPPPRGPFPPMCTKPTEIKYAFKYVNTVVSCLIFVVGIIGNSTLLRIIYKNKCMRNGPNVLIGSLALGDLLYIVIAIPINVYKLLAEDWPFGVYICKLMPFIQKASVGITVLSLCALSVDRYHAVTSWSRVKGIGIPLWKAAEVTLIWLLAVLLAVPEAMAFDMLELPYRGNKLRVCLLHPEQTTSFLKFYQDVKDWWLFGFYFCFPLACTGIFYTLMSCEMLNRKKGIRIALNDHMKQRREVAKTVFCLVLIFALCWLPLHLSRILKKTIYNQNDPNRCELLSFLLVMDYIGINMASLNSCINPIALYFVSKKFKNCFQSCLCCWCSRAPPLDERRPGGRRKGSGNGNGLDCSSSRSSSSQRYTSTS, from the exons ATGAGGCTCATCGCGTTCCTTTGTATCCTGATGGCCGTGGAAGTTGGAGCCTCTCGATTCATCCGTGACTCCCATGTCGGCTCCCAGCTTTCAGACCCCTCCGTGAGCAATGCTTCCGTCCCACATTCACCATCACGGCCCCCGCCGCCGCGGGGCCCCTTCCCCCCAATGTGCACCAAGCCCACAGAAATCAAGTACGCCTTCAAGTACGTGAACACGGTTGTGTCCTGCCTGATCTTTGTGGTGGGGATCATCGGTAACTCCACGCTGCTCAGGATCATATATAAGAATAAGTGCATGAGGAATGGACCCAATGTCCTGATTGGCAGCCTGGCGTTGGGGGACCTGCTTTATATTGTCATCGCCATCCCCATCAACGTGTATAAG CTGCTCGCCGAGGACTGGCCGTTTGGCGTCTATATCTGTAAGCTGATGCCGTTCATCCAGAAAGCGTCAGTGGGAATCACCGTCCTGAGCCTGTGTGCCCTCAGCGTTGACCG ctacCATGCGGTGACATCTTGGAGCAGGGTGAAGGGGATAGGGATCCCTCTGTGGAAGGCAGCAGAGGTGACTCTGATCTGgctgctcgctgtgctgctCGCAGTCCCCGAGGCGATGGCGTTCGACATGTTGGAGCTGCCTTACAGAGGCAACAAGCTGCGCGTGTGTCTGCTGCATCCGGAGCAGACCACCAGCTTTTTGAAG TTCTACCAGGATGTGAAGGACTGGTGGCTCTTTGGCTTCTATTTCTGCTTCCCACTGGCCTGCACGGGAATCTTCTACACGCTGATGTCCTGTGAAATGCTCAACCGCAAAAAAGGCATAAGGATTGCGCTCAACGACCACAtgaaacag CGAAGGGAAGTCGCGAAAACAGTGTTCTGCCTCGTGCTGATTTtcgccctctgctggcttcCCCTTCATCTGAGCCGAATTCTGAAGAAAACAATCTACAACCAAAACGACCCCAACCGCTGTGAACTGCTCAG CTTCCTGTTAGTGATGGATTACATTGGCATCAATATGGCCTCATTAAATTCCTGCATTAACCCAATTGCCCTCTACTTTGTGAGCAAGAAGTTCAAAAATTGCTTCCAG TCTTGCCTGTGCTGCTGGTGCTCCAGAGCACCCCCCCTGGATGAAAGACGTCCAGGAGGTCGCCGGAAGGGCTCGGGTAACGGGAACGGACTGGACTGCTCCAGCTCCCGCTCCAGCTCCAGTCAGAGATACACAAGCACGTCTTAG